From the genome of Spinacia oleracea cultivar Varoflay chromosome 2, BTI_SOV_V1, whole genome shotgun sequence, one region includes:
- the LOC110803456 gene encoding probable metal-nicotianamine transporter YSL7, translated as MALEIDASSASEMTSVEKDFEGSEVPKWEQQLTIRAFVVSFVLSILFTFIVMKLNLTTGIIPSLSVSAGLLGFFFVKTWTTLLDKSGYLKQPFTRQENTVIQTCVVASSGIAFSGGAASYVLGMSERIASQGDKAFIHDIKTPSLGWMIGFLFVVSFIGLFSVVPLRKIMIIDYKLVYPSGTATAHLINSFHTPEGAIIAKKKVKMLGKYFTLSFVWGFVQWFFTGGDDCGFSNFPTFGLKAYQQKFYFDFSATYVGVGMICPYLVNISLLLGAIVSYGIMWPLIEKQKGHWYDKSLSDDNLHGLQGYKIFIAIAIILADGLYNFIKVSYQSILGLSKQYKQKNSDTILPSNNTSEVPTSESLSFDDQRRTQYFLKDIIPTYAAVSGYVAIAAISIGVLPLIFHQLKWYHVLVMYIVAPLLAFCNAYGAGLTDWSLASTYGKLAIFVIGGWAGASHGGIVAGLAACGVMMNIVSTASDLTQDFKTGYMTLASPRSMFVSQIIGTAMGCVISPCVFWIFYMAYPDLGLPKTQYPAPFASLYRNIALLGVEGISSLPKHCLTLCIICAIIALAINGLKDIVGEKYSRFIPIPMAMAIPFYLGGYFAIDMCLGSLILFLWEYKNKANADIYAPAVASGLICGDGIWSLPSSILALAGVKPPLCLQVVSS; from the exons ATGGCGCTCGAAATCGACGCTTCATCGGCGTCGGAAATGACGTCGGTAGAGAAGGATTTTGAGGGATCAGAAGTGCCGaaatgggaacaacaattaacgaTACGAGCATTTGTCGTTAGTTTCGTGTTAAGCATTCTATTTACATTCATTGTAATGAAACTCAATCTTACCACCGGAATTATACCGTCGCTTAGTGTTAGCGCCGGTTTATTGGGTTTCTTCTTCGTTAAAACTTGGACAACGTTGTTAGATAAATCTGGTTATCTTAAACAACCTTTCACTCGTCAAGAAAATACTGTTATTCAGACTTGCGTTGTTGCTTCTTCCGGCATCGCCTTCTCGG GAGGTGCGGCGAGTTACGTACTTGGGATGAGTGAGAGAATTGCATCACAAGGAGATAAAGCCTTTATACATGATATCAAGACACCTTCTTTAGGTTGGATGATTGGCTTTCTCTTTGTTGTTAGCTTCATCGGCCTTTTTTCCGTTGTTCCCCTCCGTAAG ATTATGATTATTGACTACAAACTTGTTTACCCGAGTGGAACTGCTACTGCCCATCTCATCAACAGCTTCCACACTCCAGAGGGTGCCATCATAGCCAA GAAGAAGGTGAAAATGTTGGGGAAATATTTCACATTAAGCTTTGTGTGGGGTTTCGTCCAATGGTTCTTCACAGGAGGAGATGATTGTGGATTTTCGAATTTTCCTACATTTGGTTTAAAAGCCTATCAGCAAAA GTTTTACTTTGATTTTTCTGCAACATATGTGGGTGTGGGGATGATTTGCCCATATCTTGTTAATATATCTCTACTACTTGGAGCAATTGTATCATACGGTATCATGTGGCCTCTCATTGAGAAACAAAAAGGTCATTGGTATGATAAAAGCCTTAGTGATGACAACCTTCATGGTCTACAAGGCTATAAG ATTTTTATTGCAATAGCAATCATCCTAGCAGATGGACTCTACAACTTCATCAAAGTCTCCTATCAATCAATATTAGGTTTATCCAAACAATACAAACAAAAAAACTCAGATACAATTCTTCCATCAAACAATACATCTGAAGTTCCCACTTCTGAATCATTATCATTCGATGACCAAAGAAGAACACAGTATTTCCTGAAAGACATAATCCCAACTTATGCAGCAGTTTCTGGGTATGTAGCAATTGCTGCAATCTCCATTGGTGTACTTCCACTGATATTTCACCAGCTAAAATGGTACCATGTTTTGGTCATGTATATTGTTGCACCATTGTTGGCCTTTTGTAATGCTTATGGTGCTGGTTTGACTGACTGGTCGTTGGCGTCGACGTACGGGAAGTTGGCTATATTTGTTATTGGTGGTTGGGCTGGTGCTTCTCATGGTGGGATTGTTGCTGGACTTGCTGCTTGTGGTGTTATGATGAATATTGTTTCTACTGCTTCGGATCTCACACAAGATTTCAAAACAG GTTACATGACACTAGCATCACCAAGATCAATGTTTGTGAGCCAAATAATAGGAACAGCAATGGGTTGTGTAATATCACCATGTGTATTCTGGATATTCTACATGGCATACCCAGATCTAGGGTTACCAAAAACCCAATATCCAGCCCCATTTGCATCCCTCTATCGAAACATAGCCTTACTTGGAGTTGAAGGAATAAGTTCATTACCTAAACATTGTCTAACCTTATGCATAATATGTGCAATTATTGCATTAGCCATAAATGGGTTAAAAGACATTGTTGGGGAAAAGTATTCAAGATTTATACCAATTCCAATGGCAATGGCTATACCTTTCTACCTTGGTGGTTACTTTGCTATTGATATGTGCCTTGGTAGTTTGATATTGTTTTTGTGGGAGTACAAGAATAAGGCTAATGCTGATATATACGCGCCTGCTGTCGCGTCTGGGTTGATATGTGGTGATGGAATATGGTCTTTGCCAAGTTCTATACTTGCTTTGGCTGGTGTTAAACCACCTCTTTGTCTCCAAGTTGTTTCTAGCTAG
- the LOC110803457 gene encoding caffeoyl-CoA O-methyltransferase produces MDKEFDLKKQVKITGLLQSEELHNYILETSVYPREAECLKELREATENHPMSFMAGAPIAGQMISFLLKKENAKKTIEVGVFTGYSLLLTALSIPNDGKITAIDFDRKAYEIGLPFIKKAGVEGKIDFIESDALLALDNLLLNAENEGSFDFAFVDADKTSYQNYHERLMKLVKVGGVIAYDNTLWGGTVAMPESQVADFMLEYREAVMKLNKSLAADTRIDIAHLPLGDGITFCRRLY; encoded by the exons ATGGATAAGGAATTTGATCTCAAAAAGCAGGTTAAGATTACAGGATTGCTACAAAGTGAGGAATTGCACAAT TATATCCTGGAAACTAGTGTTTATCCACGCGAGGCGGAATGTCTTAAGGAGCTTAGGGAAGCAACCGAAAATCACCCTAT GTCCTTTATGGCTGGGGCACCAATTGCAGGACAAATGATATCATTCCTTTTGAAGAAGGAGAATGCTAAAAAGACTATTGAAGTTGGAGTCTTTACTGGATATTCCCTCTTGCTTACTGCTCTTTCTATCCCAAATGATGGCAAG ATTACTGCAATTGATTTTGATAGGAAGGCATATGAAATCGGATTGCCATTCATCAAAAAAGCTGGTGTTGAAGGGAAAATCGACTTCATTGAATCAGATGCTCTCCTAGCTCTTGATAACCTTCTGCTCAAT GCTGAAAACGAAGGGAGTTTCGACTTTGCCTTTGTGGACGCGGACAAGACTAGCTACCAAAACTACCATGAGAGGTTGATGAAGCTCGTCAAGGTCGGGGGCGTGATTGCTTATGACAACACTCTTTGGGGAGGAACGGTTGCCATGCCCGAATCACAAGTAGCAGACTTCATGTTGGAGTATCGAGAAGCCGTCATGAAATTGAACAAGTCTTTGGCTGCTGATACTCGCATAGATATTGCTCATCTTCCTCTTGGAGATGGTATTACTTTCTGTAGGCGTTTATATTGA